A section of the Chryseobacterium scophthalmum genome encodes:
- a CDS encoding peptidoglycan-binding protein LysM translates to MKKLIAIAALTIGATVLGTNNVHAQNTTATTTVNITLNDVISIDAGSTAIGNTVDFNYVTAADYNSDQTINKANSLKVTSTKNFNVKVKAGGANFMNGTNLIPVNVLTIKAASASGTMGGTKNTVVLSATDQNLVTNAPLGSALTLNLDYTIPSAKSSSSDILGKPAGTYTQTVTYTATAL, encoded by the coding sequence ATGAAAAAATTAATAGCAATCGCAGCCTTAACTATTGGAGCAACTGTATTAGGAACTAACAATGTTCATGCTCAAAATACAACCGCTACAACAACAGTAAACATTACCCTGAACGATGTGATCTCAATCGATGCAGGAAGTACAGCAATCGGTAATACGGTTGACTTTAACTATGTTACTGCAGCAGACTACAACTCTGATCAAACAATTAATAAAGCAAATTCTTTAAAAGTTACTTCAACAAAGAACTTTAATGTAAAAGTAAAAGCAGGTGGTGCTAATTTCATGAATGGAACCAACTTAATTCCTGTAAATGTTTTGACAATTAAAGCTGCTTCAGCATCCGGAACAATGGGCGGAACAAAAAACACTGTCGTTTTATCTGCAACTGATCAAAATTTAGTTACTAATGCTCCATTGGGAAGCGCATTAACACTGAATTTAGATTACACGATTCCTTCAGCGAAATCATCATCTTCAGATATCTTAGGTAAACCAGCAGGAACTTATACGCAAACAGTTACGTATACAGCGACTGCTTTATAA
- a CDS encoding universal stress protein produces the protein MQNLINTLLVAVDFTEKSNNAVKMAVHIAARHEARVILFHNITNHNIIDRTGKQVIGSETIDEIYKKTEYALKELELSLKSQYPALDFKTIIKNSGLVSGINQVIDCESVDLVICGSSGQQNLAQLFLGSLSYQILTEVDCSILLVPEKCSKYSFDKILVPVRVLEDLTDKIELSVAIAKKNKGIISLLGISNEDDILKIRDAYQRAKTNLAIRSQEYDSQFLLTRDKATQISKFSQEDNADIIILNYKDEDSWKSFFLENFFKQIINHTDIPLLFLKNNKVKIKSDLSDNAAFDITLPCPG, from the coding sequence ATGCAAAATTTAATCAATACACTTTTAGTGGCGGTCGATTTCACCGAGAAATCAAATAATGCAGTCAAAATGGCTGTGCATATTGCTGCTCGTCATGAAGCAAGAGTTATATTATTTCACAATATTACGAATCATAACATCATCGACAGAACCGGAAAACAGGTTATCGGTTCAGAAACAATCGATGAAATTTACAAAAAAACAGAGTATGCATTAAAGGAGTTGGAATTATCTTTAAAATCTCAATATCCTGCTCTCGATTTTAAAACGATTATCAAGAATAGCGGTTTAGTATCTGGAATTAATCAAGTAATTGATTGTGAATCAGTAGATCTTGTGATATGCGGAAGCTCGGGACAGCAGAATTTAGCACAACTATTTTTGGGATCATTATCTTATCAGATTTTAACGGAAGTAGATTGTTCTATTTTATTAGTACCTGAAAAGTGCAGTAAATATTCGTTTGATAAAATACTTGTTCCCGTAAGAGTTTTAGAAGATTTAACCGACAAAATTGAGCTTTCTGTAGCAATCGCCAAGAAAAATAAAGGCATTATAAGCCTGCTTGGAATAAGCAATGAAGATGATATATTAAAAATTAGAGATGCTTACCAAAGAGCAAAAACAAACCTTGCCATACGATCACAGGAATATGATTCGCAGTTTTTACTAACCCGTGACAAGGCAACGCAAATTTCAAAATTTTCGCAGGAAGACAATGCAGATATTATTATTCTTAATTACAAAGATGAAGACAGCTGGAAGTCATTTTTCTTAGAAAATTTTTTCAAACAAATTATTAATCACACAGATATTCCTCTTTTGTTCTTGAAGAATAATAAAGTGAAAATCAAGAGCGATTTAAGTGATAATGCAGCTTTTGATATTACTCTTCCCTGTCCGGGATAA
- a CDS encoding PLP-dependent aminotransferase family protein, with the protein MTKEILYVKIAKILEDQILSETLRIGDKLPSIRSVQKIYDVSLNTVKLAFLELESKSLIESRPKSGYYVSKTSQRKCALPSVSKPEICQNESDPEDLISKVFDTLHYKDIRQFSLGVPDPSFLPIAKLNKGVIKTIRNLEGSGTAYEPLEGSLNLRRNIAKWSLVLEGKITEDDLITTSGAMNAIFNCLMAVTKRGDTLAIESPVYFGIIQIAKAMGLNVIEFPTHPVTGVDIEALKKVIHKINACCFISNFSNPLGSLMPEETKKELVQLLTYHNIPLIEDDLYGNLYFGTSRPKPCKAFDEAGIVMWCGSVSKTLAPGYRVGWVAPGKYKEKILRQKLIQTISTPPLYQEVIADFLENGRYDHHLRGFRQKLHTNCLKYQRAVEEYFPENTKISQPQGGFVLWLELDNRIDTAQLYDVAVKQNISFAPGRMFTQHDQFNNCMRLNFALKWDEDLENDLKRLGTIVKNAL; encoded by the coding sequence ATGACGAAGGAAATCCTTTATGTAAAAATTGCAAAAATTTTAGAAGATCAAATTCTGTCTGAAACTTTAAGAATTGGAGATAAATTGCCATCCATACGTTCTGTTCAGAAAATATATGACGTAAGTCTCAATACCGTAAAACTGGCTTTTTTAGAATTGGAAAGCAAATCTCTTATTGAATCGAGACCGAAGTCGGGATACTACGTCAGCAAAACTTCACAGAGAAAATGCGCTCTTCCCTCAGTCAGCAAACCTGAAATCTGTCAGAATGAATCTGATCCTGAAGACCTCATCAGTAAAGTATTCGACACGTTGCACTACAAAGATATACGCCAATTTTCTTTGGGAGTTCCTGATCCCAGTTTCCTGCCTATAGCAAAATTAAATAAGGGAGTCATTAAAACAATAAGAAACTTAGAAGGTAGCGGAACTGCTTACGAACCTTTGGAGGGAAGCCTGAATCTAAGAAGAAATATTGCAAAATGGTCTCTCGTTTTAGAAGGAAAAATTACTGAAGACGATCTAATAACGACCTCAGGAGCGATGAATGCTATCTTTAATTGTCTGATGGCGGTTACAAAACGAGGCGATACACTTGCCATTGAAAGCCCTGTTTATTTTGGAATTATTCAGATCGCAAAAGCAATGGGTCTGAATGTGATCGAATTTCCCACTCATCCCGTTACGGGAGTTGATATTGAAGCTTTAAAAAAAGTCATTCATAAGATCAATGCATGTTGTTTTATCAGTAATTTCAGTAATCCTTTAGGATCTTTGATGCCTGAAGAAACAAAAAAAGAACTGGTACAATTGCTTACGTACCACAATATTCCGTTAATAGAAGATGATCTGTATGGTAATCTTTACTTTGGTACAAGCAGACCAAAACCCTGCAAAGCCTTTGATGAAGCGGGAATTGTAATGTGGTGCGGTTCTGTTTCCAAAACTTTAGCGCCCGGTTACAGAGTGGGTTGGGTAGCTCCGGGAAAATATAAAGAGAAAATTTTGAGGCAAAAACTTATTCAGACCATCTCTACACCACCTCTTTATCAGGAAGTGATCGCCGATTTTTTGGAAAACGGAAGGTACGATCATCATTTAAGAGGATTTAGACAAAAACTTCATACCAACTGTTTGAAATATCAAAGAGCCGTTGAAGAATATTTCCCTGAAAACACGAAAATATCTCAGCCACAAGGCGGATTTGTGCTTTGGTTGGAGTTAGACAATAGAATTGACACGGCACAACTTTACGATGTTGCTGTGAAACAAAATATAAGTTTTGCACCCGGTCGGATGTTTACGCAGCATGATCAGTTTAATAATTGCATGAGACTGAATTTTGCTTTAAAATGGGACGAAGATCTTGAAAATGATCTGAAAAGATTAGGAACAATTGTTAAAAACGCACTCTAA
- a CDS encoding peptidoglycan-binding protein LysM produces MKKQIVIAVLSLGAIALGTNQVLAQNSEQVSKSVNIILSDVIAMDIGSAASEGTIDFNYGSTKDYNSSKNVTVPNSLVIISSKNFDVKVKSEGSHFVSGGNVIPVDILQVKAIPGGSLMGTLNEVTLSTTDQVLVSNASLGAKQSLNIDYSISAEKASKVLLGKPQGTYTQKITYTATAL; encoded by the coding sequence ATGAAAAAACAAATCGTTATTGCTGTGTTGTCTTTGGGGGCAATCGCTTTAGGAACCAATCAGGTTCTTGCACAAAATTCTGAGCAGGTTAGTAAATCAGTAAATATTATTTTATCGGACGTTATTGCAATGGATATAGGTAGTGCTGCTTCAGAAGGCACTATAGATTTTAATTATGGAAGTACAAAAGATTATAATTCATCAAAAAATGTGACTGTTCCCAATAGTTTAGTCATCATTTCCTCGAAAAATTTTGATGTAAAAGTAAAATCTGAAGGCTCACACTTTGTAAGTGGGGGAAACGTAATTCCAGTAGATATATTACAGGTTAAAGCAATACCGGGCGGAAGTTTAATGGGAACCCTGAATGAGGTCACCCTATCTACAACTGATCAGGTTTTGGTAAGTAACGCAAGTTTAGGCGCCAAACAATCTTTAAATATTGACTATTCTATTTCGGCAGAAAAAGCATCGAAAGTACTTTTGGGGAAACCACAAGGAACTTACACGCAAAAAATAACTTATACTGCCACTGCATTGTAA
- a CDS encoding alanine racemase encodes MSHITLNTNKLLHNYHYLNQIFEENHIEWAVVAKLLCGNEKFLKSLLEISDKEICDSRLTNLRHIKELSPKTQTVYIKPPAKRLARSIVKYADVSFNTELDTIKALSDEAIKQNKIHKIVIMVEMGELREGIMVKNLSQFYGEVLQIPNIEIVGIGTNLNCLNGILPDEKKLVKLNRFKEIVEESYHTTIPFISAGSSVTIPLILKNEIPSGINHFRVGETLFFGTDVYNDSIIKGMHQNVFHLTAEIIEIAEKPMIPAGDAGTNLTGETPIHDEKNIGKTSVRAIVDIGVLDIDPKNIKPLSPGIEIIGASSDMMILELRDNNNDYHVGDTVDFSMNYMAVLRAMSSEYVDKVVDNKINAHHYKILEYIN; translated from the coding sequence ATGTCACACATTACCTTAAATACCAATAAATTACTTCACAACTATCATTATTTAAATCAAATTTTTGAAGAAAACCATATCGAATGGGCTGTAGTAGCAAAATTGCTCTGCGGAAATGAGAAGTTTCTAAAATCTCTTTTGGAAATTTCCGACAAAGAAATCTGCGATTCGCGTTTAACGAATTTGCGCCACATTAAAGAGCTGTCACCAAAAACACAGACGGTTTACATTAAGCCACCAGCAAAAAGATTAGCCCGAAGCATCGTGAAATATGCAGACGTTAGTTTTAATACAGAATTGGATACGATTAAAGCACTTTCTGATGAAGCCATAAAGCAAAATAAAATACATAAAATTGTCATTATGGTAGAAATGGGAGAACTCAGAGAAGGAATTATGGTGAAAAATCTATCTCAATTTTATGGTGAAGTTTTACAGATACCAAACATCGAAATTGTAGGAATTGGTACCAACCTCAATTGTCTCAACGGAATACTTCCCGACGAGAAAAAACTGGTTAAACTGAATCGGTTTAAAGAAATTGTTGAAGAATCCTATCACACTACAATCCCTTTTATATCGGCAGGTTCTTCAGTTACCATTCCTTTGATTCTTAAAAATGAAATCCCTTCAGGAATTAACCATTTCAGAGTAGGAGAAACATTGTTTTTTGGTACTGATGTTTATAATGATTCCATCATCAAAGGGATGCATCAGAATGTCTTTCATCTCACTGCAGAAATTATAGAGATTGCCGAAAAGCCAATGATTCCGGCGGGAGATGCAGGAACAAATTTAACAGGTGAAACTCCAATTCATGATGAAAAAAACATTGGTAAAACCTCTGTGAGAGCGATTGTTGATATAGGAGTTCTTGATATTGACCCTAAAAATATAAAACCTCTATCTCCAGGAATTGAAATTATAGGAGCCAGTTCTGATATGATGATTCTTGAGCTCAGAGATAACAATAATGATTATCATGTGGGAGACACAGTAGATTTCAGTATGAATTACATGGCTGTTTTAAGGGCAATGAGCTCTGAGTATGTCGATAAAGTAGTCGATAATAAAATCAATGCTCATCATTATAAAATATTAGAATACATTAATTAA
- a CDS encoding FAD-dependent oxidoreductase has protein sequence MLLQNKKVAIVGGGPGGLTLAKLLQLKGLEVKVYERDLNKNARVQGSPLDLHDGSGLAALRKAGLLEDFKNNFMVGADQSTITNHKAEIFFSDHGEKHDENFGDEHFRPEIDRGVLRKILLESLDPETIVWNSHFLSMTQQDEGWLLHFKNKESVYADIVIGSDGANSKIRPYLTDIKPFYSGIIMLEGNIYDAEKRVPNISEILRGGKIMAFGNEQNILMGQKANGEIGFYASFKADENWTVASGLDLSDRSEVLKWFQKEYPDWSSVWYELFKNTSTPFIPRPIYCMPLDQTWKTVKNLTIIGDAAHLMPPFAGEGVNMAMLDALELSEILTSSQCNTIENAISEYETNMFKRASKIAQESLENGERMHSENALTTMLDFFNGHKDI, from the coding sequence ATGTTATTACAAAATAAAAAAGTAGCCATTGTAGGAGGAGGTCCTGGCGGATTGACGTTGGCAAAACTTTTACAGTTAAAAGGCTTAGAAGTGAAAGTGTATGAAAGAGATCTAAATAAAAACGCACGAGTACAAGGCTCACCTCTTGATCTGCATGATGGATCTGGTTTGGCTGCATTGCGAAAAGCAGGTCTACTGGAAGATTTTAAAAACAATTTTATGGTAGGTGCGGATCAATCGACCATTACAAACCATAAAGCAGAAATATTCTTCAGCGATCACGGAGAAAAACATGATGAAAATTTTGGAGACGAGCATTTCCGTCCTGAAATAGACCGAGGTGTTTTACGAAAGATCCTGCTGGAATCTTTAGATCCTGAAACCATTGTTTGGAACAGTCATTTTCTTTCGATGACCCAGCAAGATGAAGGCTGGTTGCTGCATTTCAAAAATAAAGAAAGCGTATATGCAGATATTGTAATTGGTTCCGATGGAGCAAACTCAAAAATACGGCCTTATCTTACAGACATCAAACCATTCTATTCAGGGATTATAATGCTTGAAGGCAATATTTATGATGCCGAAAAAAGAGTTCCCAATATTTCTGAAATACTTCGTGGTGGAAAAATTATGGCTTTCGGGAACGAACAAAATATTTTAATGGGACAAAAAGCAAATGGTGAAATTGGTTTTTACGCCAGTTTTAAAGCTGATGAAAATTGGACAGTTGCGTCCGGTTTAGATCTTTCTGATCGATCTGAAGTATTAAAATGGTTTCAAAAAGAATACCCAGATTGGAGCTCTGTTTGGTATGAATTGTTCAAAAACACTTCTACTCCTTTTATTCCGCGACCAATTTATTGTATGCCTCTAGACCAAACCTGGAAAACAGTAAAAAACCTTACTATTATTGGTGATGCAGCCCATTTAATGCCTCCATTTGCTGGTGAAGGTGTAAATATGGCCATGCTTGATGCTTTAGAATTAAGCGAAATTTTAACTTCTTCTCAATGTAACACGATAGAAAACGCTATTTCTGAGTATGAAACCAATATGTTTAAAAGAGCATCAAAAATAGCACAGGAATCACTCGAAAATGGGGAAAGAATGCATAGTGAAAATGCTTTAACAACCATGCTTGATTTTTTTAATGGGCACAAAGACATTTAA
- a CDS encoding STAS/SEC14 domain-containing protein, with amino-acid sequence MITLLNDAPENVAAFNASGEINQKDFKNIVIPHVKNKLAKFNELNYLLYLNENVAQTDIAWLTSLLSNLENTKQCNRAAIVSDDAGIQKISSLKTAENFKIFPKNNVYNAMYWCNNGNEPEYSGK; translated from the coding sequence ATGATTACCTTGCTCAACGACGCACCTGAAAATGTGGCGGCATTTAATGCCAGTGGCGAAATCAATCAAAAGGATTTTAAAAATATCGTCATTCCCCATGTAAAGAACAAACTGGCTAAGTTTAATGAACTGAATTATCTACTGTATTTAAATGAAAATGTAGCACAAACTGATATAGCCTGGCTTACATCTTTACTTTCCAACCTTGAAAACACAAAACAATGTAATCGTGCAGCCATCGTAAGTGATGATGCAGGAATACAGAAAATCAGTAGCCTAAAGACTGCAGAAAATTTTAAGATATTTCCAAAAAACAATGTGTACAATGCTATGTACTGGTGTAATAACGGAAATGAGCCTGAATATTCGGGAAAATAA
- a CDS encoding GNAT family N-acetyltransferase gives MITIQKYSDENKANEKQKQEIVQFLFKHLEQYGDPETDISDAINYALGFGNKPGGLVITARDEKNDLVGAVVVNKTGMGGYIPENILVYIATDKNVRGKGIGKNLMQEAIDSSQGDIALHCEPENPALHLYKKLGFISKYLEMRLKK, from the coding sequence ATGATAACAATACAAAAATATTCAGATGAAAACAAAGCTAATGAAAAACAAAAACAGGAAATCGTTCAGTTTCTTTTTAAACATTTGGAACAATACGGTGATCCGGAAACAGATATTTCTGATGCTATTAACTACGCGTTAGGATTTGGAAATAAACCGGGAGGTCTCGTTATTACAGCAAGAGATGAAAAAAATGATTTGGTTGGCGCCGTCGTCGTCAATAAAACCGGAATGGGCGGTTACATTCCTGAAAATATACTCGTATATATTGCTACCGACAAAAATGTACGTGGCAAAGGAATAGGAAAAAACCTTATGCAGGAAGCTATTGATTCTTCACAGGGAGACATCGCACTCCATTGTGAACCGGAAAATCCGGCATTACACTTATACAAGAAACTGGGATTTATCAGCAAGTATCTTGAAATGCGATTAAAAAAATAA
- a CDS encoding chloride channel protein codes for MNFHNKKKFVNFLKFRRDFQQYGLKKARSYEIILHWLKKHLSRNQFLILSGILVGCTAGLAGVILKTFVHNIHHFITHEVHFEYQIIFYIVFPFLGIVLTAAIVIALFKGQDKKGIGAILYEIAQNSSIVSNVKMYSQVIQSAVTVGLGGSAGIESPIAVTGAAIGSNYARTYRLSYKERTLLLAAGATAGIASAFNAPIAGIMFAFEILLTGVVFTDFIPLVVAAVCGSLLSRILLQEDILFRFYTREPFNYYNVPYYLILGLLTGLYARYFVVVSQKVEHFIHGLRLSRLRKAMFGGAVLSLLCVLFPPLFGEGYDTVKDFTNGNINSVIDNSLFRYFEIKEWTVIVFLVLVCLLKAFATSFTIFSGGNGGNFAPSLFAGGSVGFLFAFICQTLGFSNVPVTNLILVGMAGAMSGVLYAPLTAIFLIAESSFGYDLFIPLMIVAVMSYLIAKWFAPISPELKNLADQGKIFTHKHDNNLLSSLQTKDFIDFNSQIINENSSLQELYNLISNGRKNNFAVVDDENKLKGILSLDDIRPYLFNENQELNISKLVKVPEAVVHLNDQLVNIIQLFDDTDKWHLPVIDDENKFIGFISKSAILTSYRQLLKDYSS; via the coding sequence GTGAATTTCCACAACAAAAAAAAATTCGTAAATTTTCTTAAGTTTAGACGAGATTTTCAGCAATATGGTCTCAAAAAAGCGCGCAGCTATGAGATTATTCTTCATTGGCTAAAGAAACATCTAAGCAGAAATCAGTTTCTCATCCTTTCAGGTATTCTGGTAGGATGTACGGCGGGTTTGGCAGGAGTTATTCTAAAAACATTTGTACACAATATTCATCATTTCATTACGCATGAGGTGCATTTTGAATATCAGATTATCTTCTATATTGTTTTTCCGTTTCTTGGAATTGTCTTAACGGCAGCTATTGTAATTGCTTTATTTAAAGGACAAGACAAAAAAGGAATTGGAGCTATTTTATACGAAATTGCACAAAACTCAAGTATTGTATCTAATGTAAAAATGTATTCACAGGTAATACAGAGTGCGGTTACCGTTGGTCTTGGTGGTTCTGCCGGAATCGAAAGTCCTATTGCTGTTACCGGTGCCGCCATTGGTTCAAATTATGCAAGAACGTACAGACTAAGCTACAAAGAAAGAACGCTTCTTTTGGCTGCAGGTGCCACTGCCGGAATTGCTTCAGCATTCAATGCTCCGATTGCAGGAATTATGTTTGCATTCGAAATTCTTCTTACCGGAGTTGTATTTACTGATTTTATTCCTCTTGTTGTTGCTGCAGTTTGCGGAAGTTTATTATCGAGAATATTACTTCAGGAAGATATTTTATTCAGATTTTATACCCGTGAACCATTTAATTATTATAATGTTCCTTATTATTTAATTCTTGGGCTTCTAACAGGTTTGTATGCAAGATATTTTGTTGTTGTCTCTCAAAAAGTAGAACATTTCATTCACGGTTTACGGCTTTCACGCCTTAGAAAAGCAATGTTTGGTGGTGCTGTGCTTTCTTTACTGTGTGTACTTTTTCCTCCATTATTTGGTGAAGGTTATGATACAGTAAAAGATTTTACAAATGGTAATATCAACTCAGTTATCGACAACAGTCTTTTCAGATATTTTGAAATAAAAGAATGGACGGTTATTGTATTTCTTGTTTTAGTTTGTCTTTTAAAAGCTTTTGCAACTTCATTTACTATTTTTAGCGGCGGAAATGGTGGAAACTTTGCTCCTTCCCTGTTTGCAGGCGGATCTGTAGGGTTTTTATTTGCTTTTATCTGTCAAACCTTAGGATTTTCTAATGTTCCGGTCACCAATCTTATTTTGGTAGGAATGGCGGGTGCAATGAGCGGTGTATTGTACGCTCCTCTTACGGCTATTTTCCTGATTGCAGAATCTAGTTTTGGGTACGATCTGTTTATTCCACTGATGATTGTTGCAGTGATGTCTTACCTTATTGCTAAATGGTTTGCTCCTATTTCTCCTGAATTAAAAAATCTGGCAGATCAAGGAAAAATATTTACGCATAAGCATGATAACAATCTTTTGTCATCTTTACAAACCAAGGATTTTATCGATTTTAATTCTCAGATCATTAATGAAAACTCATCTTTACAAGAGCTTTATAACCTCATCAGTAATGGAAGGAAAAATAATTTTGCTGTTGTAGATGACGAAAATAAACTTAAAGGAATTCTTAGCTTAGATGATATTCGCCCTTATTTATTTAATGAAAACCAAGAACTGAATATTTCTAAATTGGTTAAAGTTCCTGAAGCAGTTGTTCATTTAAACGATCAACTTGTAAACATTATTCAGCTATTTGATGATACCGACAAATGGCATCTTCCTGTGATTGACGATGAAAATAAGTTTATTGGTTTTATTTCAAAATCTGCTATACTTACAAGTTACAGACAGCTCTTGAAAGATTATTCTTCGTAA
- a CDS encoding helix-turn-helix domain-containing protein, translating to MNNKIQSFTLSKLKNNSATRNEFVIMPFDEFTKKIQSDSDSHFKNKFFAVFLFKDSEGSIIIDHQEFDLKPLKFFFINYNQVYQFKEFKSGLGDVLMFTKSFYNYVYTGNKMIKSDTALNDVAPYLLLSEESTTDLYQTFEELRQEYLKNKLLRKEIICLLLKVFVLKYIRNSNKKNRIDRSLNHKKEIVEKFGHLVNQYYKELKTTSKYAEKLNLSPNYLNVLIKESLDISAGQMIKNRVILEAQRLLMHTTLSIIEISYELGFNDNSHFGKYFKSATKYSPNEYRLLKTNGSYNDI from the coding sequence TTGAATAATAAAATTCAATCTTTTACCTTAAGCAAACTTAAAAATAATTCTGCGACAAGAAATGAGTTTGTTATTATGCCGTTTGATGAATTTACCAAAAAAATACAGTCTGATTCAGATTCACATTTTAAAAATAAATTCTTTGCTGTTTTTCTTTTCAAAGATTCAGAAGGTTCTATCATCATAGATCATCAGGAATTTGATCTGAAACCCTTAAAGTTTTTTTTCATTAATTATAATCAGGTTTATCAGTTTAAGGAATTTAAATCAGGTTTAGGAGACGTTCTTATGTTTACCAAATCATTCTATAATTATGTCTATACAGGCAATAAAATGATTAAAAGTGATACGGCACTTAATGATGTTGCGCCTTACCTTTTGCTGTCTGAAGAAAGTACAACAGATCTTTATCAAACCTTTGAAGAACTGAGACAGGAATATCTTAAAAATAAATTGTTGCGAAAAGAAATTATCTGTCTTCTGCTAAAGGTTTTCGTGCTTAAATATATTCGAAACTCAAATAAAAAAAACCGGATTGATCGTTCTCTTAATCATAAAAAAGAGATTGTAGAAAAGTTTGGTCATTTGGTCAATCAATATTATAAAGAATTAAAAACAACTTCAAAATACGCAGAAAAACTAAATCTCAGTCCAAACTATCTCAATGTATTAATTAAAGAAAGTCTTGATATTTCTGCAGGTCAGATGATTAAAAACCGGGTTATACTTGAAGCTCAAAGATTACTGATGCACACTACCCTTTCTATTATTGAAATCTCTTACGAATTGGGATTTAATGATAATTCTCACTTCGGAAAATACTTTAAATCGGCAACAAAATATTCCCCTAATGAATATAGATTGTTGAAAACGAATGGTTCGTATAACGATATATAA
- a CDS encoding PhzF family phenazine biosynthesis protein, which produces MKLKIYQVDAFTDEVFKGNPAAVCPLEEWLPEETLQKIAAENNLAETAFYVPKEDGFEIRWFTPTVEVALCGHATLASAYVLHHLEGFKENLINFQTVQSGKLSVEIKEDQFILNFPADHYSETEITEDLLNTTNKTPHSAFKGKTDHMLVFDNEEDIISIRPNLEVISKLDARGLIVTAKGNNSDFVSRFFAPGVGVNEDPVCGSAHTTLTPYWAKTLGKTELTAFQCSSRSGKLNCRLLNDRVELGGNAVLYMEGYISI; this is translated from the coding sequence ATGAAATTAAAAATATATCAGGTTGATGCGTTTACTGATGAAGTATTTAAAGGAAATCCTGCGGCAGTTTGTCCTCTCGAAGAATGGTTGCCGGAAGAAACTTTACAGAAAATTGCAGCAGAAAACAATCTTGCCGAAACTGCATTTTATGTTCCCAAAGAAGATGGTTTTGAGATCAGATGGTTTACGCCAACCGTTGAAGTTGCTTTATGTGGACACGCAACTTTAGCAAGTGCTTATGTTTTGCATCATTTAGAAGGCTTTAAAGAAAACCTGATCAATTTTCAGACGGTTCAAAGCGGAAAATTAAGTGTAGAGATCAAAGAAGATCAGTTTATACTTAATTTCCCTGCAGATCATTATTCTGAAACAGAGATCACGGAAGATCTATTAAATACAACCAATAAAACACCACATTCAGCTTTCAAAGGAAAGACAGATCATATGTTGGTATTTGATAATGAAGAAGATATTATTTCAATACGTCCCAATTTAGAGGTCATTTCAAAATTAGATGCAAGAGGGCTTATTGTTACAGCAAAAGGTAACAACAGCGATTTTGTATCTAGATTTTTTGCTCCTGGTGTTGGAGTAAACGAAGATCCTGTTTGTGGCTCTGCCCACACAACGCTCACTCCGTATTGGGCAAAAACATTAGGCAAAACTGAATTGACAGCATTTCAATGTTCAAGCAGAAGTGGAAAATTAAATTGCAGGCTCCTCAACGACAGAGTTGAACTAGGCGGAAATGCAGTTTTGTATATGGAAGGTTATATTTCAATCTAA
- a CDS encoding peptidoglycan-binding protein LysM yields MTKQIVTAALTLGAIVLGTNNVHAQNTTATTTVNITLNDVISIDAGSTAIGNTVDFNYVTAADYNSDQTINKANSLKVTSTKNFNVKVKAGGANFMNGTNLIPVNVLTIKAAAASGTMGGTKNTVVLSATDQNLVTNAPLGSALTLNLDYTIPAAKSSSSDILGKPAGTYTQTVTYTATAL; encoded by the coding sequence ATGACAAAACAAATCGTAACCGCAGCCTTAACTCTTGGAGCAATCGTATTAGGAACTAACAATGTTCATGCTCAAAATACAACTGCTACAACAACAGTAAACATTACCCTGAACGATGTGATCTCAATCGACGCGGGAAGTACAGCAATCGGTAATACAGTTGACTTTAACTATGTTACTGCAGCAGACTATAACTCTGATCAAACAATTAATAAAGCAAATTCTTTAAAAGTTACTTCAACAAAGAACTTTAATGTTAAAGTAAAAGCGGGAGGGGCTAATTTCATGAATGGAACCAACTTAATCCCTGTAAATGTTTTGACGATTAAAGCAGCTGCAGCATCCGGAACAATGGGCGGAACAAAAAACACTGTCGTTTTATCTGCAACTGATCAAAATTTAGTTACAAATGCTCCACTAGGAAGTGCATTAACATTGAATTTGGATTATACGATTCCTGCAGCGAAATCTTCATCTTCAGATATCTTAGGTAAACCAGCCGGAACTTATACGCAAACAGTAACTTATACTGCAACTGCTTTATAA